Genomic DNA from Geitlerinema sp. PCC 9228:
ATAGGAAACTCGTGCAAGCGACTGAGGGAAGAGTATCCCGTACCAAAATCATCAATACACAAATGAAATCCTTCTTTTTTGAGCTGGTGAATTAACAGTTCTGAAGAGTTGACCGCCTCCAAAAAGCTGCTTTCGGTAATTTCTAATTTAATATGTTGACTGTCGAGGCCCGTTTCTTGGCAAAGTTGTAACAGGCGGCTCACAATTCCTGGCTGTTTGAGTTGGATGGCAGACAGGTTGATGTGCATGGAAAGGGGGGGTAAATTGGGAAATTGCTTTTGCCACTGCCGCAACTGCCAGCAAGCTTCGTAAAAAACCCACTCTCCCAAACTACCAATTAATCCCGTTTCCTCCGCGATCGCGATGAGTTCTGCCGGCGATACCCATCCCAGTTGTGGGTGGTACCATCGAATCAGCGCTTCAAATCCCTGCAATTCCCCCGTATCCAACGCCACAATGGGCTGGTAGTGCAGGCAAAAATCCCGCGATTCTACGGCCTGGCGCAGTTCGTGTTCCAAATGCAACCGGGATAAAACCTGCTGTTGCATCTGATAGGTCAAGATTTGATAGCGACCCCGACCGGCTACTTTGGCTTGATACATAGCCACATCCACATCCCGTAGCACATCACTTGCCTGTTGGTAGTTCATGCTGCTACCGGTAATGCCGATGCTAGCACCAGTATAAATTTTATAGCCGTTAACGATAAAGGGAAGTTGCAGTTCTTCTTGGATCGTTTCGGCGAGATGCCTGGCTCGATCGAGATCGCGGGCATCTTCAAGCAAAATAATAAATTCGTCTCCTCCAAACCGAGCGAGTTGGATGTTGTCTGTCAGGCAAGTTTGCAACCGGCTGGCAATTTGTTTGAGTAGTTCGTCTCCCACCAAATGCCCCAGACTGTCGTTGACAACTTTGAAGCGGTCTATATCAACAAACAAAACGGCATACACATAATTGCTATCTTGAATCGATCGTTGGATGGTCTGTTCCAAACGTTCCATAAACCAAGCCCGGTTGGGCAAGCTGGTTAACGAATCGTGAAAAGCTTGGTAATGTAATTTTTGTTCTCTCTCTAGTAAATCCAAGTGGGCTTGCTGTAACTCTTGTAAGGCACTCCTTAGGTCGGCAGTTCGTTCGTCGATGCGTTGTTCCAAACTGGCGGTGAGTTGTTGCAAAGCCTGTTCGGTGGCCGTGCGTTCCTGAACTTCTTGCTGCAGGCTCATATGGAGGGTTCGCATTCTTAAATGAAGCTGAATGCGAGCCAAAACTTCTTCTTGCTGAAATGGTTTGGTAATATAATCCACCGCTCCAATATTCAACCCTTTGACCTTATTCGCCGTATCGGAAAGCGCAGTCATAAAAATAATCGGAATATCCCCCGCTTCCGGCAAATTTTGCAGGCGACGGCAAGTTTCAAAGCCATCGATGCCGGGCATCAGAACATCCAATAAAATTAAATCGGGTTTGGTGTAGCGTACTTTTTCAATCGCACTTTCCCCATTCTGGGCCACCAGAACTTCATAGCCCACATCATCAAGCAGATCGCATAAAAGTTCTAGGTTGGTGGGAGAGTCATCGACAATCAAAACGACCTGAGCAGGATGGTTGCTGCTATCCATGGTTATTTTCTTGATACTGGCAGATGAACTGAAGCAATTCCCGTTCTCGGAATTTCACAGCAAGTTTTTGGACGTGTTGGGCAAACCGAACCGCTTGCGGGTGTTCTTCTTGAATGGTAGCAGCTTGTTTCGCGATTGCCTTTAGATTGCCACGACGTGCGAGTTCGTAAATTTTTTCCAGTTCTGAGGCAGGAGGCGCTACCATTGGCTCGTCACCGACAAGAGTGGTTGCCGCTGCCGGTTCCTGCCTGGGTGTGGTTTCTGCAAATACAAACTCAATGGGCAATAGGGAAGCCATTTTGTCCAACAAACTGTCAATGACAATGGGTTTGGCGATGAAATCATCGGCCCCACAAGCTTGGCTACGATCGCGATCGCGGGCAAAAGCACTAGCAGAAGAGGCTAAAATGGCCGTATTGGCTAGTTGGGGATACTGGCGGAACTGGCGAATTGCCGCAAAACCATCCAAAACTGGCATAACCAAATCAGTAATAATCAAATGGGGTAAATATTCCCTTGCCTGGTCTACAGCTTCTTGCCCGTCGGTTGCTTCAAATACTTCAAACCCTAACGGCTGAAGTAAGTTTACCAAAAAAGAACGATTTTCCCAGGCATCATCTGCTACCAAAATCCGCCGACAATTGCCCCGAATCCCCACCACCTGCCGCTGGCTTTGCGATTCGCCGGTTGGTTCGGCTTCCACCAGGGGAACTTCAATTTCAAAAGCAA
This window encodes:
- a CDS encoding EAL domain-containing protein, with protein sequence MDSSNHPAQVVLIVDDSPTNLELLCDLLDDVGYEVLVAQNGESAIEKVRYTKPDLILLDVLMPGIDGFETCRRLQNLPEAGDIPIIFMTALSDTANKVKGLNIGAVDYITKPFQQEEVLARIQLHLRMRTLHMSLQQEVQERTATEQALQQLTASLEQRIDERTADLRSALQELQQAHLDLLEREQKLHYQAFHDSLTSLPNRAWFMERLEQTIQRSIQDSNYVYAVLFVDIDRFKVVNDSLGHLVGDELLKQIASRLQTCLTDNIQLARFGGDEFIILLEDARDLDRARHLAETIQEELQLPFIVNGYKIYTGASIGITGSSMNYQQASDVLRDVDVAMYQAKVAGRGRYQILTYQMQQQVLSRLHLEHELRQAVESRDFCLHYQPIVALDTGELQGFEALIRWYHPQLGWVSPAELIAIAEETGLIGSLGEWVFYEACWQLRQWQKQFPNLPPLSMHINLSAIQLKQPGIVSRLLQLCQETGLDSQHIKLEITESSFLEAVNSSELLIHQLKKEGFHLCIDDFGTGYSSLSRLHEFPIDTLKIDRAFVNRLSGDSGIEIMRTIITLAHSLDMELVAEGIERTTQQEVLLSMACEFGQGYLFSPPVNSDTATQWFQNASPSIVFPVSVVR